The genomic segment TCCATATCACCTGTGTGACCATCTGGCTGGCAGGCTTCTTCTTTGCTTTGCCAGAGATTCTCTTCGCCAAGGTCAGCCAACCCCATCACAATGACTCTCTGCCACTCTGCACCTTTTCCCAAGAGAACCAAGCTGAAACCAATGCCTGGTTCATCTCCCGCTTCCTCTACCATTTTGGGGGATTCCTGCTGCCAATGCTAGTGATGGGCTGGTGCTATGTAGGGGTGGTACACAGGCTGTGCCAGGCCCAGCGGCGCCCTCAGCGGCAGAAAGCAGTCAGGGTAGCCATCCTGGTGACAAgtgtcttctttctctgctgGTCACCCTACCATATCATCATTTTTCTGGACACCCTGGCAAGGCTGAAGGCCGTGGGCAGTAGCTGTGAGCTGAATAGCTATCTCTCTGTGGCCATCACCATGAGTGAATTCCTGGGCCTGGCCCACTGCTGTCTCAATCCCATGCTCTACACCTTTGCAGGAGTGAAGTTCCGTAGTGACCTGTCACGAATTCTGACCAAGCTGGGCTGTGCTGGTCCCGCTTCCCTTTGCCAGTTCTTCCCTAGTTGGCGCAAAAGCAGTCTCTCTGAGTCAGAGAATGCCACCTCCCTCACCACCTTCTAGGTCCCAGCCCTGCTTTGTTTCTACTTTCCTGAGAGATGCACTGATGCTGGAACCCTTCCAATAGGAGCTGGGATCCTATTAGCTCACTTTGGCTGGTGTCCTTATATGGGTCAGCTAGATAAATCAGCGTGCCTTTCCAGGACATTCCTACCAGCTCTTCTCCCAACCCTGGGGCTAGGCTGGAGTCCAGTGAAGGGAAAGCAGCTCAAAGGCAAAACAAAAGATACCTGTGCCCATCTGAATTACCTTGGGCTGAGGGACCCCATATGCCTTCTCTCATCTTAACCACCCAAAGCTCAAGAAACAAATTTACTTCTATCTTAGAAATGGGAAGTTGTTACCCTCCCAGAACTCACTCAATCATCTACCCAgctttcctcccaccccatctGCCAAAATAGGCTAAAAGCTGAACACCAAGGGATGGATGGAGGTTAAGACTGAGAAAAGGCCAGCTGGCAACAAAATGTGGCCTTAACATGTCTCAGTCTCTAACAAACATATCTGCCAGGCCATCAGGCCTGCAGCATCTTGACCAAGCAGGAAGCTCAGACTGACTCAGATCAGGTAGCTGTCGCTGGCTCTAACCAAAATGGCACTGGACCAGCTCCATGTCACTGGGTCCTGGGTAGTTCTACAGACTGAGGGTAGATTCCATGTACCCTCAGGGACCAGCCAGTGTCCTGGAGAAGAACTAAGGCTGAGCCGCATAAAGGAGCAcaaccagagggaaaaaaaaaaagattctccttCCCCAGTTCCAAGAAGGAATAAGTATAAATCAAAGCTAGCTATCTCCTCTGCCCAGGGTGGAGAGCTCCCAGGGCAGGCCAAGGGTGGCAGGGTTCTGGGCACTGATGGAGAAGGCAGAGtagtccctccctgcctcctcccagtgagtcacacagccaggagaACCTCCTCAAGCAGCAGAAGGGTCCCAACCACAACAGAGAGAGCACTTAGCTAAAAGTCAGAACCAATACAACATACATCCgagaagaaagacagaggaaaaagGTCTCTGGGAGTCAACTCATACAGCGGAGGCCAAGCCCAGGACAcaggctctctgggcctcaacAAGAGCCACCTGTGGCATCCCCTCCAGCTACACAGTGTGAGAagcaggcctgggcagggaagtCCCTAGACCCCAGGAAGCAGCGCCCTGGCCTTGAGAGGACACTACTCAGATGGAACAGAGGAAATTGCTCTACGCACGCTCACCCAACCAGCCCACCTGCTCTCCCTGTTCCACCCCAGCCTTTGGTCTAGCTGGAGTCGGACAGCAGGTATCTTGCTGAGGGCACATCTGAGTTGCCTACTCCCACTCAAGCCAATCAGCCAAGTTGTTTAGGAGGGCCCCACAAGGGAAGTCAGGGATGTgacccaggcactgtgctttcACCACTAAACACTGGGGAAGCTCTGGggtcttccttttccctcccagcATCCAACAGCAAGCTGGGCACTAGAGGAGCCAGACATGGaagcaaaaagacaagagattagatttttaaatttctctttttaataaaaaggcaCCTATAAAACAGGTCAATACAGTACAGGCAGCACAGAGACCCCCAGAACAAGcctaaaaattgtttcaaaataaaaaccaagatgTCTTCacatattgtatttatatatttatatttatatatttatatatttatatttatttatttatttatttatttatttatttatttatataatggtACAAAATGGCTGGGGGTTATGGCCATGGATGGAGGGAAGTAGGCTGGCCTGTGTTTACCTTGAAAAGCTGCTCTGATGGTGCAGGTGGGAGAGAATGAGGAGAGCATTGGGCCCTTTGCAGTCTAACCCCTGTCATATATGGGCAGGAAACACTTAAGAGTCAGTTTGGAGAATTTGGGGTCAGAAATGGGGGGCTCAcaggcacaggcctaggttgagGCAGGTCAGGCAAAGCACCTGGCTAGATGGAGGGCAGGTGGCTCCTGGATACAGAGGCCTGGTTCCTGGGCCCTGGGAAGAGCTGGGGGAGGCCGAAGCCTGAAGCCAGCCAGGGAGGAAGAGCTCAACCTGGCTAACAGTGGACTGAGGACAGCACCAGACTGGGGGAACAGGGGGCAAATTCCCTTTGTATCACAGCTGCCAATGTGAGACCGGGCCCTGCAGGTCAGGAAGGCTAAGCAGAAGAAACCTTATCTAAAAATGACCCCTGGCCCTGGAGGAGGCCTCGGCCAGGGAGGGAACTGCTGTGCCACCTTACAAGGcagggaaggaaataagaaaaagagaagtgtTTTACTCCTGGGGCaaaggcagtggggtggggttggggggcaaaACACCCAGTCTTATATGGCTTCAGCTCTGACCAGAGGTGGGTGGAGAGCTCTTCTGGGGTTGAGGGGGAGGCAGTGACTGTGCCTGGGTGGGCAGAGCCCTGAGCCCTGTGCTGAGGGCTCTGCGGGTGAGTGGGTGGCAGGCAGAGAAGTCAACAGGACACTCCCCTACTCTGTCCGACTCTTTCTCTAACCCATCCTCAGTGGATGGAGGATGGTGGGAGAGAGACTGACTGGGCCAaacccttttccttcctcctttgtggATAGCAGTAGGTGACAGCCTCTGGAATAATCAGGGCCCTGGGGGTTACCTGGCCCAGGGCTACTGCAGCAGGCACAGGGCCATCTGGGCCACATGCCTTTCCTCCGTGGCTCCACCCAAGGGGGCCACACAGCCtctgcctttctcctttccttcatccCAGATTGGGGACCAAGGACTTCAAGCTCTGGCTAAGATGTAGCAGTAAGAGACACCGGACATCCACAACTGGGAAGCCAGGGGCTCATGTCACCTGTGTGGGGCAAACAcaaatgcatgcacacacattctcCTGAATCAATCACTGCTCTGGGGGTCTCAGCCCTGCTGGGGCTCACCAGGTTAAAGCCTAGGTGGTCTGACCGCAGTTTAGGGTGGTGTATGTCATTTCACCATTTGGGTAGGAGACCAGAATGGTAACTATCCTTTATGGACCCAGAAATGATGCTAACAGTGCATAGGTGTATTAAGACTGCACGCCCCTGGGTCCAGAAGAATGGAACAGGCAATAATTTGGAAAAAGGGGGGTTCCTTTTATCCCTTCTTTTGTGTGACTTCTATCAAAACACAGAAAtacagtacacacacacaaaccagcACAAAAGCGCAGCTCTCTATTTACAGCTACAGCTGGCACCTGCCCACCTGGCCAGCCACctgtggggaagggtgggagagggggtcaGCTACatcaacaggaagaaaaggacagGAGAACCAGGTGGGAGTAGAAAAACAACAAGGAAGACAGTGAAGCTGGAGCACTGAAGAGATAGCGGCAGAAAGGAAAGGGATAGAGAATGGAGATTtcacttccccttcctctctccccaaagGATTCCATACACAGCTGAATGAGGGTGAGTGCAGAGACATAGGGAAAAAGTTCCATAGGTCTTGGGAGTAAGGGAGGGGCACTCTGATGGCCAAAATGGAACAAACCCCTACCcaacgccccccaccccactctgccaTTCCCACTAAGCTGCCAGCACATCTGGTTGCCACAAATGCCATTCCCCACAcaagccccctcccaccccttccaaCCCGCCCCTTGACCCCAAGTCATCCCAACACTGgaggggaagaaaatattttcaggttaTCATATTTGCAATAttgccccagctccagcccccaaAACGGAGTGCTAGAAGGGCAGGTTGGCCATGCTGCCTGGTGCAGGGAGGTAGCCCATCTGGCTGTCCAGAGACACACTGCGCTGCCGCAAGGGGTGGGACACCATGAGGTTCTGCTGGGGTGGAGGGCCCATGAGGGGGCCCTGTGGGGAGAGCATGTGTGGGGGCTGGCTGTAGACCTCAGCGCCCATGCCCCGCTGCTTCATCAGCATGAAATTCTGCTGGGTCATGAGGCCTTGTGGAGGAGACATGACCCCCTGGTGCAGGCCATGGGACACCATGCCTTGCTGTGGGGGCACACCTGTCCTGCCCAGCAAGGACATCTGTCCAGGGTGGCACATCGACATGTTGAGCCCCCGCTGGACACCCTGCTGGCCTGGGAGGTTGGGGGCCCGTGAGGGAGTTTGCTCGGCCATCATGTTCTGCAAGTTCATGAGATGGAGGTTGGGGGGCTGGGCCTTGGGGGGCTGGTTCTCAGTCTTGGGGAAGTACTGGAGGGTGCTGCTTGGCTTCTCAGAGGGGATGATCCTTGACAAATCGAATTCAGGGATTCCCGTTGGGGTGGGCCGGATCACCTCGCTCAGCTCAGGGTCATTCAGCACTGAGGCCACCCCAGGGAGCACACCTGGTGGGTATGCTTCGCCTATGCGCCCAGCCATGCCTTTGCCCATCAGGTGCTGCTGAGGGGGCATGGGGCCAGGTGGCTGGTTGGGCAGGTCTTCAGGGGGCAGGGGCATGCCTGAAGTGTAGTGCTGCTGCAAGCCaggccccccacctccacctccaccagggGCCATGGCACCATGGGGCTGCTGCAGCCGAGGTGGGAAGGACATCATCTGGGAGGAGCTGGGCACAGGGCCACAGGGGGCATTCAGGGAGTCTGGGCCCCCTGGAGCCATCATCATTGAATTTTGAGGTGGTCCCCCTGTCCCCTGAGCACTGGGATGCAGTGGAATGTTGGaacccagaggggtgggggagggcaacaTGGCAGGTGGGGGTTCATGGGACAGGGGCTGCTGGCCTGGCAGGTTCATGCCCATGGGGCTTGGGGCAGCAGCTGAGTTCAGGTGCATCTGGTTGGACTGGTTATTGCTGATCcctgtggggaaagaaaaaagggggtgaGGAACTACGTGCACCCAGCCGGTACCAAGGATGAGGACTTCACCATTGGCCTGCCCTCGTTGCAAGGAAAGGGACTTGAGGCATTTAGGTTAGAAGCCAAGACACCCAGTTTCTGGCCCAGTTTGCCATGTATGCTGTGGAGATGCTACTAAGATTGTTCAAGTACCCTGGGCTTGGTTTCACTAAATGACTATGCAAGTGGGAACTGTGTCCCAGGACATCACACTCCCACTCCCAGGGCCCCCTAGAAGCACATAAAAGCCAGCATGACCACAGGGGTGGTTGTTGGCCatgcccactctccccaccctcagTGCCCATATCAACTCTTCTCCCTGTGGCCACCTTCTCCCGGTGTGTCCTCGCACCTGGCCCGGAGCCCTGTGGTGGTGGCGGCGGGGGGAGCAGGGGCCGATCAGGCAGCAGCTCATCATCTGAGGTGGCGATGGTCTTGATGGCATTGTGGTAGAGCGGGGTAGAGCTGGGCATAGCATACTTGGACATCTGGGACATCATCAATGACAGAGGGTTCTGGGAAGGTGTGGGATCTGGGGAGGAAGTAAATGGCAGGCTGGGGTTCATGAGGCCGCTGGGAGGGTTGGCAGGAGGTGCTGAGGAGCTGCTCCGGGGACCACTAGGCGGGAGGGCACCTACAGAAGCGGGAAGACAAAAAGAGGGGGTGACTGGGCAGGGGAAATGAATCTGGCTGTTCAGAAGTCAGCTCCCAAATCTCCCCGACTCCGCCAGGTGCACCTCGATTCAGATGTCCCACTGTACAGAGAGCCCTGTGTGCTTATCATtacagtccccccaccccacccttctccaGTTTCTGCAGCACAGGATCCCAAGCAGAGATCCCAAGTGTAAGCCCCTGAAAGTGACTGGGAGATTAACATGTGCTCCTGTGAAAGCCCACACCCAAATGCCAACATCTGCCCCTTCAGCAGAGCCATCCACCCGGGAGACTCCCAGTGCCACAGTCCAATGCTTATTTGCTCAGCTGAGCTGACTCACCCTGTTCCATATTGCCCAGTGTGGTGGAAGAGTTCATGGTGAGAGGCGGCTGCTTGTTCTGAGGGACCCCAGGGCTGGGCATGGCTGTCTTGGGTGAGGCAACCCAGCCTGGAGAAGGCACCGCCATGGAGGGAGACTTGAGCCTGCTGGGAGAACCAGTGGGCGAACGGACACTGAGAGAGGAGCTGAGGACCTGGGGCGACTTGAGAGGTCCTGGCGGATTGGCAGAAGGCAAGGGCACCATCTGTGAGGGAGTCTGAGGTGACTTCAGGTTGGCAGTGGGCGAGGTGACCAGGGGTGAGTGCACCTGGCTAATTGTGGGTGACTTCAGGTGCCCCATGCCCGGTGAGCCCATCTGATTAATACTGATGGTGAGGTCTGAAGGCCGTCTACCCAGCCCCCGATTTGGAGCTGAATGCACAGGCCCTGGAGGATTGGACACAGGGGGCAGAGGCATGTGGCTAAGCCGGGTGGTCCCCACATTGCCCATGGGCATTGAGTTCTGGTCAGGGCTGAACATATCTTGGGTATTGCCCATGTCCTGTGGCAGGGCTTGGTAGGGTCCTTGGCCCCCGGAGAAGCCCTGCTGGCCCTGGTTGGAAAACTGTGAGGACATCAGCATCTTCTGCGGGCCGCCTACCATGCCACTGCTGTTCTGAGCCCGCACTCGGGCCATGTCCTCAGGACTGAGGCCCTGTGGCCCCATCATGTCCCCAGGACCCCGCATCTTCTGTGACATCAGCATCTGCTGCTGCGGGGTCATCTGTACATTCAAGTTCATGTTCATGTTCATGTTCACATTCATGTTCATGTTGAGGTTGCCTGGCCCCAAGGGTGGGTCCACCTCCCTCAGCCCAGACTGGCCCATGGTGGGGCTTAGAAGGCCCCGACCTCCGCCAAACTCCATGCCCATGGGAGTGCCTGCCAGTCCCTCACCACCAGCCatctgcccagggaacatggctGGATCCATCTGCCTGTGCGCCTGCATCATCCGTTCCATCTCCACTCCCTGCCCCATGCCACCACCACTGGCCATGCCCACGGGGCGCTGCATGCCCAGTGACCGCTTCTCCAGCAGCTGGTGCCGCAGCAGCTCCTCACGAACCCGAGGGGTCATGAATCGTTCTGCTTCACTCTGCCCACCTGGGTAGGGCACAGGGTTCTGGGTAAAATTGCTAGGTGCCCCCAC from the Desmodus rotundus isolate HL8 chromosome 5, HLdesRot8A.1, whole genome shotgun sequence genome contains:
- the BCL9L gene encoding B-cell CLL/lymphoma 9-like protein isoform X3, producing MRILANKTRLPHPRRREAPGSPPLSPRGHCPPAPSKPMHPENKLTNHGKTGNGGAQSQHQNVNQGPTCNLGSKGVGVGNHGAKANQISPGNSSLKNTQAGVPSFSSLKGKVKRERSVSVDSGEQRETGTPSLDSEAKEVAPRSKRRCVLERKQPYSGDEWCSGPDSEEDDKPIGATHNCNVADPAMAAPQLGPGQATQLPLSESSAPGPPHGPPPGLRPDAPGGGGVPGKPPSQFVYVFTTHLANTAAEAVLQGRADSILAYHQQNVPRAKLDQASKVLPTPEPLPLSTSSAGTPQSQAPPLPPPPPPAPGSAPPALPSEGPPEDTNQDLTPNSVGAASTGGGTGGTHPNTPTTATNNNPLPPGGDPSSAPGPALLGEAAPTGNGQRSLVGSEGLSKEQLEHRERSLQTLRDIERLLLRSGETEPFLKGPPGGAGEGGPPAQAPLAPQQPPAAPPSGLKKYEEPLQSMISQTQSLGGPPLEHEVPGHPPGGDMGQQMNMMMQRLGQDSLTPEQVAWRKLQEEYYEEKRRKEEQIGLHGGRPLQDLMGMGAVMVRGPPPPYHSKPGDQWPPGMGTQLRGPMDVQDPMQLRGGPPFPGPRFPGNQMQRVPGFGGMQGMPMEVPMNAMQRPVRPGMGWTEDLPPVGAPSNFTQNPVPYPGGQSEAERFMTPRVREELLRHQLLEKRSLGMQRPVGMASGGGMGQGVEMERMMQAHRQMDPAMFPGQMAGGEGLAGTPMGMEFGGGRGLLSPTMGQSGLREVDPPLGPGNLNMNMNVNMNMNMNLNVQMTPQQQMLMSQKMRGPGDMMGPQGLSPEDMARVRAQNSSGMVGGPQKMLMSSQFSNQGQQGFSGGQGPYQALPQDMGNTQDMFSPDQNSMPMGNVGTTRLSHMPLPPVSNPPGPVHSAPNRGLGRRPSDLTISINQMGSPGMGHLKSPTISQVHSPLVTSPTANLKSPQTPSQMVPLPSANPPGPLKSPQVLSSSLSVRSPTGSPSRLKSPSMAVPSPGWVASPKTAMPSPGVPQNKQPPLTMNSSTTLGNMEQGALPPSGPRSSSSAPPANPPSGLMNPSLPFTSSPDPTPSQNPLSLMMSQMSKYAMPSSTPLYHNAIKTIATSDDELLPDRPLLPPPPPPQGSGPGISNNQSNQMHLNSAAAPSPMGMNLPGQQPLSHEPPPAMLPSPTPLGSNIPLHPSAQGTGGPPQNSMMMAPGGPDSLNAPCGPVPSSSQMMSFPPRLQQPHGAMAPGGGGGGGPGLQQHYTSGMPLPPEDLPNQPPGPMPPQQHLMGKGMAGRIGEAYPPGVLPGVASVLNDPELSEVIRPTPTGIPEFDLSRIIPSEKPSSTLQYFPKTENQPPKAQPPNLHLMNLQNMMAEQTPSRAPNLPGQQGVQRGLNMSMCHPGQMSLLGRTGVPPQQGMVSHGLHQGVMSPPQGLMTQQNFMLMKQRGMGAEVYSQPPHMLSPQGPLMGPPPQQNLMVSHPLRQRSVSLDSQMGYLPAPGSMANLPF
- the BCL9L gene encoding B-cell CLL/lymphoma 9-like protein isoform X4 is translated as MHPENKLTNHGKTGNGGAQSQHQNVNQGPTCNLGSKGVGVGNHGAKANQISPGNSSLKNTQAGVPSFSSLKGKVKRERSVSVDSGEQRETGTPSLDSEAKEVAPRSKRRCVLERKQPYSGDEWCSGPDSEEDDKPIGATHNCNVADPAMAAPQLGPGQATQLPLSESSAPGPPHGPPPGLRPDAPGGGGVPGKPPSQFVYVFTTHLANTAAEAVLQGRADSILAYHQQNVPRAKLDQASKVLPTPEPLPLSTSSAGTPQSQAPPLPPPPPPAPGSAPPALPSEGPPEDTNQDLTPNSVGAASTGGGTGGTHPNTPTTATNNNPLPPGGDPSSAPGPALLGEAAPTGNGQRSLVGSEGLSKEQLEHRERSLQTLRDIERLLLRSGETEPFLKGPPGGAGEGGPPAQAPLAPQQPPAAPPSGLKKYEEPLQSMISQTQSLGGPPLEHEVPGHPPGGDMGQQMNMMMQRLGQDSLTPEQVAWRKLQEEYYEEKRRKEEQIGLHGGRPLQDLMGMGAVMVRGPPPPYHSKPGDQWPPGMGTQLRGPMDVQDPMQLRGGPPFPGPRFPGNQMQRVPGFGGMQGMPMEVPMNAMQRPVRPGMGWTEDLPPVGAPSNFTQNPVPYPGGQSEAERFMTPRVREELLRHQLLEKRSLGMQRPVGMASGGGMGQGVEMERMMQAHRQMDPAMFPGQMAGGEGLAGTPMGMEFGGGRGLLSPTMGQSGLREVDPPLGPGNLNMNMNVNMNMNMNLNVQMTPQQQMLMSQKMRGPGDMMGPQGLSPEDMARVRAQNSSGMVGGPQKMLMSSQFSNQGQQGFSGGQGPYQALPQDMGNTQDMFSPDQNSMPMGNVGTTRLSHMPLPPVSNPPGPVHSAPNRGLGRRPSDLTISINQMGSPGMGHLKSPTISQVHSPLVTSPTANLKSPQTPSQMVPLPSANPPGPLKSPQVLSSSLSVRSPTGSPSRLKSPSMAVPSPGWVASPKTAMPSPGVPQNKQPPLTMNSSTTLGNMEQGALPPSGPRSSSSAPPANPPSGLMNPSLPFTSSPDPTPSQNPLSLMMSQMSKYAMPSSTPLYHNAIKTIATSDDELLPDRPLLPPPPPPQGSGPGISNNQSNQMHLNSAAAPSPMGMNLPGQQPLSHEPPPAMLPSPTPLGSNIPLHPSAQGTGGPPQNSMMMAPGGPDSLNAPCGPVPSSSQMMSFPPRLQQPHGAMAPGGGGGGGPGLQQHYTSGMPLPPEDLPNQPPGPMPPQQHLMGKGMAGRIGEAYPPGVLPGVASVLNDPELSEVIRPTPTGIPEFDLSRIIPSEKPSSTLQYFPKTENQPPKAQPPNLHLMNLQNMMAEQTPSRAPNLPGQQGVQRGLNMSMCHPGQMSLLGRTGVPPQQGMVSHGLHQGVMSPPQGLMTQQNFMLMKQRGMGAEVYSQPPHMLSPQGPLMGPPPQQNLMVSHPLRQRSVSLDSQMGYLPAPGSMANLPF
- the BCL9L gene encoding B-cell CLL/lymphoma 9-like protein isoform X2; translation: MRILANKTRLPHPRRREAPGSPPLSPRGHCPPAPSKPMHPENKLTNHGKTGNGGAQSQHQNVNQGPTCNLGSKGVGVGNHGAKANQISPGNSSLKNTQAGVPSFSSLKGKVKRERSVSVDSGEQRETGTPSLDSEAKEVAPRSKRRCVLERKQPYSGDEWCSGPDSEEDDKPIGATHNCNVADPAMAAPQLGPGQATQLPLSESSAPGPPHGPPPGLRPDAPGGGGVPGKPPSQFVYVFTTHLANTAAEAVLQGRADSILAYHQQNVPRAKLDQASKVLPTPEPLPLSTSSAGTPQSQAPPLPPPPPPAPGSAPPALPSEGPPEDTNQDLTPNSVGAASTGGGTGGTHPNTPTTATNNNPLPPGGDPSSAPGPALLGEAAPTGNGQRSLVGSEGLSKEQLEHRERSLQTLRDIERLLLRSGETEPFLKGPPGGAGEGGPPAQAPLAPQQPPAAPPSGLKKYEEPLQSMISQTQSLGGPPLEHEVPGHPPGGDMGQQMNMMMQRLGQDSLTPEQVAWRKLQEEYYEEKRRKEEQIGLHGGRPLQDLMGMGAVMVRGPPPPYHSKPGDQWPPGMGTQLRGPMDVQDPMQLRGGPPFPGPRFPGNQMQRVPGFGGMQGMPMEVPMNAMQRPVRPGMGWTEDLPPVGAPSNFTQNPVPYPGGQSEAERFMTPRVREELLRHQLLEKRSLGMQRPVGMASGGGMGQGVEMERMMQAHRQMDPAMFPGQMAGGEGLAGTPMGMEFGGGRGLLSPTMGQSGLREVDPPLGPGNLNMNMNVNMNMNMNLNVQMTPQQQMLMSQKMRGPGDMMGPQGLSPEDMARVRAQNSSGMVGGPQKMLMSSQFSNQGQQGFSGGQGPYQALPQDMGNTQDMFSPDQNSMPMGNVGTTRLSHMPLPPVSNPPGPVHSAPNRGLGRRPSDLTISINQMGSPGMGHLKSPTISQVHSPLVTSPTANLKSPQTPSQMVPLPSANPPGPLKSPQVLSSSLSVRSPTGSPSRLKSPSMAVPSPGWVASPKTAMPSPGVPQNKQPPLTMNSSTTLGNMEQDPTPSQNPLSLMMSQMSKYAMPSSTPLYHNAIKTIATSDDELLPDRPLLPPPPPPQGSGPGISNNQSNQMHLNSAAAPSPMGMNLPGQQPLSHEPPPAMLPSPTPLGSNIPLHPSAQGTGGPPQNSMMMAPGGPDSLNAPCGPVPSSSQMMSFPPRLQQPHGAMAPGGGGGGGPGLQQHYTSGMPLPPEDLPNQPPGPMPPQQHLMGKGMAGRIGEAYPPGVLPGVASVLNDPELSEVIRPTPTGIPEFDLSRIIPSEKPSSTLQYFPKTENQPPKAQPPNLHLMNLQNMMAEQTPSRAPNLPGQQGVQRGLNMSMCHPGQMSLLGRTGVPPQQGMVSHGLHQGVMSPPQGLMTQQNFMLMKQRGMGAEVYSQPPHMLSPQGPLMGPPPQQNLMVSHPLRQRSVSLDSQMGYLPAPGSMANLPF
- the CXCR5 gene encoding C-X-C chemokine receptor type 5, giving the protein MNFPLTLDMDLINYNLDDLYKESGNYNDSTENPPPENHICSTVEGPLLTSFKAVFMPMAYGLIFLLGMMGNILVLVILERHRQTRSSTETFLFHLAVADLLLVFILPFAVAEGSVGWVLGTFLCKTVIALHKINFYCSSLLLACIAVDRYLAIVHAVHAYRHRRLLSIHITCVTIWLAGFFFALPEILFAKVSQPHHNDSLPLCTFSQENQAETNAWFISRFLYHFGGFLLPMLVMGWCYVGVVHRLCQAQRRPQRQKAVRVAILVTSVFFLCWSPYHIIIFLDTLARLKAVGSSCELNSYLSVAITMSEFLGLAHCCLNPMLYTFAGVKFRSDLSRILTKLGCAGPASLCQFFPSWRKSSLSESENATSLTTF
- the BCL9L gene encoding B-cell CLL/lymphoma 9-like protein isoform X1 — its product is MGNPLLQGGKVLPWESPCSSTEYLAGPWARTGAVAPLCVGAMRILANKTRLPHPRRREAPGSPPLSPRGHCPPAPSKPMHPENKLTNHGKTGNGGAQSQHQNVNQGPTCNLGSKGVGVGNHGAKANQISPGNSSLKNTQAGVPSFSSLKGKVKRERSVSVDSGEQRETGTPSLDSEAKEVAPRSKRRCVLERKQPYSGDEWCSGPDSEEDDKPIGATHNCNVADPAMAAPQLGPGQATQLPLSESSAPGPPHGPPPGLRPDAPGGGGVPGKPPSQFVYVFTTHLANTAAEAVLQGRADSILAYHQQNVPRAKLDQASKVLPTPEPLPLSTSSAGTPQSQAPPLPPPPPPAPGSAPPALPSEGPPEDTNQDLTPNSVGAASTGGGTGGTHPNTPTTATNNNPLPPGGDPSSAPGPALLGEAAPTGNGQRSLVGSEGLSKEQLEHRERSLQTLRDIERLLLRSGETEPFLKGPPGGAGEGGPPAQAPLAPQQPPAAPPSGLKKYEEPLQSMISQTQSLGGPPLEHEVPGHPPGGDMGQQMNMMMQRLGQDSLTPEQVAWRKLQEEYYEEKRRKEEQIGLHGGRPLQDLMGMGAVMVRGPPPPYHSKPGDQWPPGMGTQLRGPMDVQDPMQLRGGPPFPGPRFPGNQMQRVPGFGGMQGMPMEVPMNAMQRPVRPGMGWTEDLPPVGAPSNFTQNPVPYPGGQSEAERFMTPRVREELLRHQLLEKRSLGMQRPVGMASGGGMGQGVEMERMMQAHRQMDPAMFPGQMAGGEGLAGTPMGMEFGGGRGLLSPTMGQSGLREVDPPLGPGNLNMNMNVNMNMNMNLNVQMTPQQQMLMSQKMRGPGDMMGPQGLSPEDMARVRAQNSSGMVGGPQKMLMSSQFSNQGQQGFSGGQGPYQALPQDMGNTQDMFSPDQNSMPMGNVGTTRLSHMPLPPVSNPPGPVHSAPNRGLGRRPSDLTISINQMGSPGMGHLKSPTISQVHSPLVTSPTANLKSPQTPSQMVPLPSANPPGPLKSPQVLSSSLSVRSPTGSPSRLKSPSMAVPSPGWVASPKTAMPSPGVPQNKQPPLTMNSSTTLGNMEQGALPPSGPRSSSSAPPANPPSGLMNPSLPFTSSPDPTPSQNPLSLMMSQMSKYAMPSSTPLYHNAIKTIATSDDELLPDRPLLPPPPPPQGSGPGISNNQSNQMHLNSAAAPSPMGMNLPGQQPLSHEPPPAMLPSPTPLGSNIPLHPSAQGTGGPPQNSMMMAPGGPDSLNAPCGPVPSSSQMMSFPPRLQQPHGAMAPGGGGGGGPGLQQHYTSGMPLPPEDLPNQPPGPMPPQQHLMGKGMAGRIGEAYPPGVLPGVASVLNDPELSEVIRPTPTGIPEFDLSRIIPSEKPSSTLQYFPKTENQPPKAQPPNLHLMNLQNMMAEQTPSRAPNLPGQQGVQRGLNMSMCHPGQMSLLGRTGVPPQQGMVSHGLHQGVMSPPQGLMTQQNFMLMKQRGMGAEVYSQPPHMLSPQGPLMGPPPQQNLMVSHPLRQRSVSLDSQMGYLPAPGSMANLPF